ACTTCGATGACATTGCCCGGCAGTTTGCGCTGATCGAAAAACACCTGATCGATGGCGCGGCCAACCGTCCGAAAACCGGGCTTCTTTACCACGGTTACGACGAGAGCCGTCAGCAGAAATGGGCGAATCCGAAAACGGGCCAGTCGCCGAATTTCTGGGGTCGTTCGATTGGCTGGTACGCCATGGCGCTGGTTGATGTGCTCGACTATTTTCCGCAAAACCACCCGCAGCGGGCCAATCTGGTGAACTACCTGCAACGGTTGGCCCCGCCCCTCGTAAAATACCAGGATGCAAAAACCGGTTGCTGGTATCAGATCATCGATCAGGGAGCGCGAAAGGGCAATTACCTGGAGGCTTCGGCTTCGTGCATGTTTGTGTACGCGCTGGCCAAAGGCGTGCGGATGGGCTATCTGGATCAATCGCTGCTGGCATCGGCGCAAAAAGGGTATCGAGGGATTTTGCAACAGTTTATCGAAACCGACGCCAACGGCCTGATCAACCTCAACGGAACCGTTAGCGTGGGCGGACTGGGTGGCATACCCTACCGCGACGGGAGTTACGACTATTACCTGAGTGAACCGATCCGGAAAAACGATTTGAAAGGCGTTGGGCCGTTTATCATGGCGAGCCTGGAACTGGAAATCGCGCCCGAACTCGCGGTTGGCGCCGGCAAAACCGTGGGCATTGATTACCATTTCAACCGGGAATTCCGCAAGAACCTGCTGGGACAAACCGAGCCGTTTCATTACACGCTGGAAGACCGGATGCATTCGGGCTTCTGGCATTGGGGCAACACGTTCCGCGAACTGGGAGCCAAAACCGTTGCGGTTCCGACGGCACCAACCGCCGAGTCGCTGAAGGACGTTGACGTTTACATCATCGTTGATCCCGATTCGCCGAAGGAAACCGCACAGCCCAACTACATCCAGCCCGCTGATGTAAAAGTAATTAGCGAGTGGGTGAAGGCCGGTGGGGTGCTGGTCATGATGGCGAATGACACCGCCAATTGCGAAACCAGGCACTTCAACGAGCTGGCACAAGCGTTTGGCATTCGGTTCACGAGCAAGAACCGCAACATGGTAAAGGGCAAGAACTGGGAGCAGGGCAAGGTGACCATTCCGGCGGGAAATCCGGTATTTAAGGAAACCAGAGCGGTTTACATCAAGGAACTGGCAACGCTCGATTTACAAGCCTCAGCCCAGGCGCTGATTTCGGAAGGGGGCGACGTGATTATGGCAGTCGCGCAAGTCGGCAAGGGGACGGTATTTGCCGTTGGCGATCCCTGGCTTTATAACGAATACACCGACGGGCGGATCATCCCGGTAGTCTACGAAAATTACCAGGCCGGTAAAGAACTTGGGACTTGGTTACTAAACCAAGTTCGGTGACCTCCACTTTATACATTGCATTCGCCTTGCTGCAACCAGCGCTGACCGTTTAAAAATTTTTATTAAAAAGTTTTTTAATAAATCGGCTGAGCTTTTACTTTTGCCTTCATGAAATCAAAACATACCGAACAGAATACCGAGCAGAAGATTAAAGAAGCCGCGAAAAAAGTATTCTTGGAGCGTGGTTTCGATGGGGCTAAGTTGCGGCACATTGCCGAAGAAGCAGGCACCACGATGGCGATGGTGAACTACTACTTCCGCAGCAAAGAGCAGCTCTTTCAGAGTATCTTCTTGGAGACGATGGGCCTGTTTCTGGGGCGGATTATTGCGATTCTGAATGAAGAGGTTCCGCTGGAAATTAAAGTATGGAAAGTGGTTGATAACTATACAGATTTCCTGCACGCTAATCCGCATGTTCCCGTGTTCGTTCTTTCTGAGTTACAGAAAGATAGCAGTGAAATTTTTGAGAAGTTGAATGTAAAGAATATGATTGAAACGGCTTATTTTACGAAGCAATTGCATCAAGAGGGCGAGAAGGGCGCCATCCGGAACGTGAAGCCGTTGCAACTAATTGTGACCATGTTGGGCAGTTTGATTTTTCCGTTCATGGCTAAACCCATTGTGGCCTATATCGGCGGCA
This Larkinella insperata DNA region includes the following protein-coding sequences:
- a CDS encoding glycoside hydrolase family 88/105 protein, which translates into the protein MKLRLLIGLLMFSTGVVAQQKPYSQRMADSFMAWHKDSILIGNHKTARWDYEQGLVLKALERVWYRTADAKYFNYILNDLNQFVREDGSIRTYKPEEFNIDNITTGRVLLTLAQQSLAGREKFQKAAFVLRDQLAKQPRTKEGGFWHKGRYPNQMWLDGLFMAEPFYAEFSQVFGQPENFDDIARQFALIEKHLIDGAANRPKTGLLYHGYDESRQQKWANPKTGQSPNFWGRSIGWYAMALVDVLDYFPQNHPQRANLVNYLQRLAPPLVKYQDAKTGCWYQIIDQGARKGNYLEASASCMFVYALAKGVRMGYLDQSLLASAQKGYRGILQQFIETDANGLINLNGTVSVGGLGGIPYRDGSYDYYLSEPIRKNDLKGVGPFIMASLELEIAPELAVGAGKTVGIDYHFNREFRKNLLGQTEPFHYTLEDRMHSGFWHWGNTFRELGAKTVAVPTAPTAESLKDVDVYIIVDPDSPKETAQPNYIQPADVKVISEWVKAGGVLVMMANDTANCETRHFNELAQAFGIRFTSKNRNMVKGKNWEQGKVTIPAGNPVFKETRAVYIKELATLDLQASAQALISEGGDVIMAVAQVGKGTVFAVGDPWLYNEYTDGRIIPVVYENYQAGKELGTWLLNQVR
- a CDS encoding TetR/AcrR family transcriptional regulator; translation: MKSKHTEQNTEQKIKEAAKKVFLERGFDGAKLRHIAEEAGTTMAMVNYYFRSKEQLFQSIFLETMGLFLGRIIAILNEEVPLEIKVWKVVDNYTDFLHANPHVPVFVLSELQKDSSEIFEKLNVKNMIETAYFTKQLHQEGEKGAIRNVKPLQLIVTMLGSLIFPFMAKPIVAYIGGMDNVAYRAFLEERKVIVFETIMAYLKPT